A portion of the Symphalangus syndactylus isolate Jambi chromosome 13, NHGRI_mSymSyn1-v2.1_pri, whole genome shotgun sequence genome contains these proteins:
- the RASAL3 gene encoding RAS protein activator like-3 isoform X5, with protein MDPPSPSRTSQTQPTATTPLTSYRWHTGGGGEKGAGGFRWGRFAGWGRALSHQEPMVSTQPAPRSIFRRVLSAPPKESRTSRLRLSKSLWGRHKNPPPEPDPEPEQEAPELEPEPELEPPTPQIPEAPTPNVPVWDIGGFTLLDGKLVLLGGEEEGPRRPRVGSASSEGSIHVAMGNFRDPDRMPGKTDPETAGPNQVHNVRGLLKRLKEKKKARPPSALGSRESLATLSELDLGAERDVRIWPLHPSLLGEPHCFQVTWTGGSRCFSCRSAAERDRWIEDLRRQFQPTQDNVEREETWLSVWVHEAKGLPRAAAGAPGVRAELWLDGALLARTAPRAGPGQLFWAERFHFEALPPARRLSLRLRGLGPGSAVLGRVALALEELGAPRAPAAGLERWFPLLGAPAGAALRARIRARRLRVLPSERYKELAEFLTFHYASLCGALELALPAQAKEELAAALVRVLRATGRAQALVTDLGTAELARCGGREALLFRENTLATKAIDEYMKLVAQDYLQETLGQVVRRLCASTEDCEVDPSKCPASELPEHQARLRNSCEEVFETIIHSYDWFPAELGIVFSSWREACKERGSEVLGPRLVCASLFLRLLCPAILAPSLFGLAPDHPAPGPARTLTLIAKVIQNLANRAPFGEKEAYMGFMNSFLEEHGPAMQCFLDQVAMVDMDAAPSGYQGSGDLALQLAVLHAQLCTIFAELDQTTRDTLEPLPTILRAIEEGQPVLVSVPMRLPPPPAQVHSSLSAGEKPGFLAPRDLPKHTPLISKSQSLRSVRRSESWARPRPDEERPLRRPRPVQRTQSVPVRSPARRRQSAGPWPRPKGSLSTGPAPRARPWTRDSASLPRKPSVPWQRQMDQPQDRNQALGTHRPVNKLAELQCEVAALREEQKVLSRLVESLSTHIRALTEQQEQLRGQLQDLNSRLRAESSEFDSEHNLPSNEGHSLKNLERRLNEMERTQAQLRDAVQSLQLSPRTRGSWSQPQALKAPCLNGDTT; from the exons ATGGACCCACCGTCGCCAAGCCGGACCTCCCAAACCCAGCCCACAGCCACCACTCCGCTGACTTCCTACCGCTGGCATACAGGGGGCGGTGGGGAGAAGGGGGCTGGAGGGTTCCGCTGGGGCCGCTTtgctggctggggcagggccCTGAGCCACCAGGAGCCCATGGTCAGCACCCAGCCAGCCCCTCGCTCGATATTCCGTCGGGTCCTATCTGCGCCTCCCAAGGAGTCACGGACCAGTCGCCTTCGACTCTCCAAGTCCCTCTGGGGGAGGCATAAGAACCCACCACCGGAGCCAGACCCAGAGCCAGAGCAGGAGGCCCCAG agCTGGAGCCAGAGCCAGAGCTGGAGCCCCCTACCCCACAGATCCCCGAGGCCCCCACACCCAACGTGCCTGTCTGGGACATTGGGGGCTTCACCCTGCTTGATGGGAAGCTGGTGCTGcttggaggagaggaggag GGTCCTCGAAGGCCCCGGGTGGGAAGTGCTAGCTCCGAGGGAAGCATCCACGTGGCCATGGGGAACTTCAGGGATCCAG ATCGGATGCCTGGAAAGACAGACCCAGAGACTGCTGGTCCCAACCAGGTCCACAACGTTCGG GGGTTGCTCAAGAggctgaaagagaagaaaaaggccaG ACCCCCCAGTGCTCTGGGTTCTAGGGAGTCCCTGGCCACACTCTCTGAACTGGACCTGGGCGCCGAGCGGGATGTGCGGATctggccactgcaccccagcctcctgggggAGCCCCACTGCTTTCAG GTAACGTGGACGGGTGGAAGCCGCTGCTTCTCTTGTCGCTCGGCCGCTGAGAGAGACCGCTGGATCGAGGACCTTCGTCGCCAATTCCAGCCCACCCAG GACAACGTGGAGCGGGAAGAGACATGGTTGAGCGTGTGGGTGCACGAGGCGAAGGGGCTTCCCCGGGCAGCGGCGGGGGCACCCGGCGTGCGCGCCGAGCTGTGGCTGGATGGCGCGCTGCTGGCACGCACGGCGCCTCGGGCCGGCCCAGGCCAGCTCTTCTGGGCCGAGCGCTTCCACTTCGAGGCGCTGCCACCGGCACGTCGCCTGTCGCTGCGGCTGCGCGGCTTGGGCCCGGGAAGCGCGGTGCTGGGCCGCGTGGCCCTGGCGCTGGAGGAGCTGGGCGCCCCACGCGCGCCTGCCGCCGGCCTGGAGCGCTGGTTCCCGCTGCTAGGGGCGCCGGCGGGCGCAGCGCTGCGGGCGCGGATTCGGGCGCGTCGCCTGCGCGTGCTGCCGTCCGAGCGCTACAAGGAGCTGGCGGAGTTCCTCACCTTCCACTATGCTAGCCTCTGCGGAGCCCTGGAGCTCGCGCTGCCTGCGCAGGCCAAGGAGGAGCTGGCGGCAGCCTTGGTGCGCGTGTTGCGGGCCACCGGCCGGGCGCAG GCGCTGGTGACTGACCTGGGCACTGCGGAGCTGGCGCGCTGTGGAGGCCGTGAGGCGCTGCTGTTCCGGGAAAACACATTGGCCACCAAGGCTATCGATGAGTACATGAAGCTCGTGGCACAGGATTACCTCCAGGAGACCCTGG GACAGGTTGTGCGGCGTCTCTGTGCTTCTACTGAGGACTGTGAAGTGGACCCCAGCAAGTGTCCAGCCTCGGAGCTGCCAGAGCACCAGGCCAGACTTCGGAACAGCTGCGAGGAGGTCTTCGAAACCATTATCCATTCCTACGA TTGGTTCCCTGCGGAGCTGGGCATCGTGTTCTCAAGCTGGCGAGAAGCATGCAAAGAACGTGGCTCTGAGGTGCTGGGCCCCCGATTGGTGTGCGCCTCCCTCTTCCTGCGGCTCCTGTGCCCTGCCATCCTGGCACCCAGCCTCTTTGGTTTAGCACCAGACCATCCAGCACCCGGCCCAGCCCGCACCCTCACACTGATTGCCAAGGTCATCCAGAACCTCGCCAACCGTGCCCC GTTCGGTGAGAAGGAGGCCTACATGGGCTTCATGAATAGCTTCCTGGAGGAACATGGACCAGCCATGCAATGCTTCCTGGACCAGGTGGCCATGGTGGATATGGATGCTGCACCCAGTGGTTACCAGGGCAGCGGCGATCTGGCCCTCCAGTTAGCTGTCCTGCATGCCCAGCTCTGTACAATCTTTGCTGAGCTTGACCAG ACAACCCGAGACACCCTGGAACCGCTGCCCACCATCCTACGAGCCATCGAGGAGGGCCAGCCTGTGCTCGTGTCAGTGCCAATGCGTCTCCCACCGCCCCCGGCCCAGGTCCACTCCAG CCTCTCCGCAGGGGAGAAGCCCGGCTTCCTGGCCCCCCGGGACCTCCCCAAGCACACCCCTCTCATCTCCAAGAGCCAGTCTCTGCGCAGCGTTCGCCGCTCAGAGAGTTGGGCCCGGCCACGGCCGGACGAAGAGCGGCCCCTGCGGCGGCCCCGGCCGGTGCAGCGCACGCAGAGTGTCCCGGTCCGGAGTCCTGCCCGCCGCCGCCAATCTGCGGGGCCCTGGCCGCGACCCAAAGGCTCCCTGAGCACGGGCCCAGCgccccgcgcccggccttggaccCGGGACTCCGCCTCGCTGCCTCGGAAGCCGTCGGTACCCTGGCAGCGCCAAATGGACCAGCCGCAAGACCGAAACCAGGCACTGGGCACGCACCGACCTGTGAACAAG TTGGCAGAGCTGCAGTGCGAGGTGGCCGCTCTGCGTGAGGAGCAGAAAGTGCTGTCCCGCCTCGTGGAGTCGCTGAGCACCCACATCCGGGCCTTGACGGAGCAGCAGGAGCAGCTGCGGGGCCAGCTGCAGGATCTGAACTCCAGGCTCCGTGCTGA GAGCTCAGAGTTTGATTCAGAGCACAACCTTCCAAGCAATGAAGGGCACAGCCTGAAAAACCTG GAGCGCCGCCTAAATGAGATGGAGAGAACTCAGGCTCAGCTGAGGGATGCTGTCCAGAGCCTGCAGCTTTCTCCAAGGACGCGGGGGTCTTGGAGTCAGCCACAGGCCCTCAAAGCACCCTGCCTCAATGGAGACACCACCTGA
- the RASAL3 gene encoding RAS protein activator like-3 isoform X4 translates to MDPPSPSRTSQTQPTATTPLTSYRWHTGGGGEKGAGGFRWGRFAGWGRALSHQEPMVSTQPAPRSIFRRVLSAPPKESRTSRLRLSKSLWGRHKNPPPEPDPEPEQEAPELEPEPELEPPTPQIPEAPTPNVPVWDIGGFTLLDGKLVLLGGEEEGPRRPRVGSASSEGSIHVAMGNFRDPDRMPGKTDPETAGPNQVHNVRGLLKRLKEKKKARSESRDGPPSALGSRESLATLSELDLGAERDVRIWPLHPSLLGEPHCFQVTWTGGSRCFSCRSAAERDRWIEDLRRQFQPTQDNVEREETWLSVWVHEAKGLPRAAAGAPGVRAELWLDGALLARTAPRAGPGQLFWAERFHFEALPPARRLSLRLRGLGPGSAVLGRVALALEELGAPRAPAAGLERWFPLLGAPAGAALRARIRARRLRVLPSERYKELAEFLTFHYASLCGALELALPAQAKEELAAALVRVLRATGRAQALVTDLGTAELARCGGREALLFRENTLATKAIDEYMKLVAQDYLQETLGQVVRRLCASTEDCEVDPSKCPASELPEHQARLRNSCEEVFETIIHSYDWFPAELGIVFSSWREACKERGSEVLGPRLVCASLFLRLLCPAILAPSLFGLAPDHPAPGPARTLTLIAKVIQNLANRAPFGEKEAYMGFMNSFLEEHGPAMQCFLDQVAMVDMDAAPSGYQGSGDLALQLAVLHAQLCTIFAELDQTTRDTLEPLPTILRAIEEGQPVLVSVPMRLPPPPAQVHSSLSAGEKPGFLAPRDLPKHTPLISKSQSLRSVRRSESWARPRPDEERPLRRPRPVQRTQSVPVRSPARRRQSAGPWPRPKGSLSTGPAPRARPWTRDSASLPRKPSVPWQRQMDQPQDRNQALGTHRPVNKLAELQCEVAALREEQKVLSRLVESLSTHIRALTEQQEQLRGQLQDLNSRLRAESSEFDSEHNLPSNEGHSLKNLERRLNEMERTQAQLRDAVQSLQLSPRTRGSWSQPQALKAPCLNGDTT, encoded by the exons ATGGACCCACCGTCGCCAAGCCGGACCTCCCAAACCCAGCCCACAGCCACCACTCCGCTGACTTCCTACCGCTGGCATACAGGGGGCGGTGGGGAGAAGGGGGCTGGAGGGTTCCGCTGGGGCCGCTTtgctggctggggcagggccCTGAGCCACCAGGAGCCCATGGTCAGCACCCAGCCAGCCCCTCGCTCGATATTCCGTCGGGTCCTATCTGCGCCTCCCAAGGAGTCACGGACCAGTCGCCTTCGACTCTCCAAGTCCCTCTGGGGGAGGCATAAGAACCCACCACCGGAGCCAGACCCAGAGCCAGAGCAGGAGGCCCCAG agCTGGAGCCAGAGCCAGAGCTGGAGCCCCCTACCCCACAGATCCCCGAGGCCCCCACACCCAACGTGCCTGTCTGGGACATTGGGGGCTTCACCCTGCTTGATGGGAAGCTGGTGCTGcttggaggagaggaggag GGTCCTCGAAGGCCCCGGGTGGGAAGTGCTAGCTCCGAGGGAAGCATCCACGTGGCCATGGGGAACTTCAGGGATCCAG ATCGGATGCCTGGAAAGACAGACCCAGAGACTGCTGGTCCCAACCAGGTCCACAACGTTCGG GGGTTGCTCAAGAggctgaaagagaagaaaaaggccaGGTCGGAGTCCCGGGATGG ACCCCCCAGTGCTCTGGGTTCTAGGGAGTCCCTGGCCACACTCTCTGAACTGGACCTGGGCGCCGAGCGGGATGTGCGGATctggccactgcaccccagcctcctgggggAGCCCCACTGCTTTCAG GTAACGTGGACGGGTGGAAGCCGCTGCTTCTCTTGTCGCTCGGCCGCTGAGAGAGACCGCTGGATCGAGGACCTTCGTCGCCAATTCCAGCCCACCCAG GACAACGTGGAGCGGGAAGAGACATGGTTGAGCGTGTGGGTGCACGAGGCGAAGGGGCTTCCCCGGGCAGCGGCGGGGGCACCCGGCGTGCGCGCCGAGCTGTGGCTGGATGGCGCGCTGCTGGCACGCACGGCGCCTCGGGCCGGCCCAGGCCAGCTCTTCTGGGCCGAGCGCTTCCACTTCGAGGCGCTGCCACCGGCACGTCGCCTGTCGCTGCGGCTGCGCGGCTTGGGCCCGGGAAGCGCGGTGCTGGGCCGCGTGGCCCTGGCGCTGGAGGAGCTGGGCGCCCCACGCGCGCCTGCCGCCGGCCTGGAGCGCTGGTTCCCGCTGCTAGGGGCGCCGGCGGGCGCAGCGCTGCGGGCGCGGATTCGGGCGCGTCGCCTGCGCGTGCTGCCGTCCGAGCGCTACAAGGAGCTGGCGGAGTTCCTCACCTTCCACTATGCTAGCCTCTGCGGAGCCCTGGAGCTCGCGCTGCCTGCGCAGGCCAAGGAGGAGCTGGCGGCAGCCTTGGTGCGCGTGTTGCGGGCCACCGGCCGGGCGCAG GCGCTGGTGACTGACCTGGGCACTGCGGAGCTGGCGCGCTGTGGAGGCCGTGAGGCGCTGCTGTTCCGGGAAAACACATTGGCCACCAAGGCTATCGATGAGTACATGAAGCTCGTGGCACAGGATTACCTCCAGGAGACCCTGG GACAGGTTGTGCGGCGTCTCTGTGCTTCTACTGAGGACTGTGAAGTGGACCCCAGCAAGTGTCCAGCCTCGGAGCTGCCAGAGCACCAGGCCAGACTTCGGAACAGCTGCGAGGAGGTCTTCGAAACCATTATCCATTCCTACGA TTGGTTCCCTGCGGAGCTGGGCATCGTGTTCTCAAGCTGGCGAGAAGCATGCAAAGAACGTGGCTCTGAGGTGCTGGGCCCCCGATTGGTGTGCGCCTCCCTCTTCCTGCGGCTCCTGTGCCCTGCCATCCTGGCACCCAGCCTCTTTGGTTTAGCACCAGACCATCCAGCACCCGGCCCAGCCCGCACCCTCACACTGATTGCCAAGGTCATCCAGAACCTCGCCAACCGTGCCCC GTTCGGTGAGAAGGAGGCCTACATGGGCTTCATGAATAGCTTCCTGGAGGAACATGGACCAGCCATGCAATGCTTCCTGGACCAGGTGGCCATGGTGGATATGGATGCTGCACCCAGTGGTTACCAGGGCAGCGGCGATCTGGCCCTCCAGTTAGCTGTCCTGCATGCCCAGCTCTGTACAATCTTTGCTGAGCTTGACCAG ACAACCCGAGACACCCTGGAACCGCTGCCCACCATCCTACGAGCCATCGAGGAGGGCCAGCCTGTGCTCGTGTCAGTGCCAATGCGTCTCCCACCGCCCCCGGCCCAGGTCCACTCCAG CCTCTCCGCAGGGGAGAAGCCCGGCTTCCTGGCCCCCCGGGACCTCCCCAAGCACACCCCTCTCATCTCCAAGAGCCAGTCTCTGCGCAGCGTTCGCCGCTCAGAGAGTTGGGCCCGGCCACGGCCGGACGAAGAGCGGCCCCTGCGGCGGCCCCGGCCGGTGCAGCGCACGCAGAGTGTCCCGGTCCGGAGTCCTGCCCGCCGCCGCCAATCTGCGGGGCCCTGGCCGCGACCCAAAGGCTCCCTGAGCACGGGCCCAGCgccccgcgcccggccttggaccCGGGACTCCGCCTCGCTGCCTCGGAAGCCGTCGGTACCCTGGCAGCGCCAAATGGACCAGCCGCAAGACCGAAACCAGGCACTGGGCACGCACCGACCTGTGAACAAG TTGGCAGAGCTGCAGTGCGAGGTGGCCGCTCTGCGTGAGGAGCAGAAAGTGCTGTCCCGCCTCGTGGAGTCGCTGAGCACCCACATCCGGGCCTTGACGGAGCAGCAGGAGCAGCTGCGGGGCCAGCTGCAGGATCTGAACTCCAGGCTCCGTGCTGA GAGCTCAGAGTTTGATTCAGAGCACAACCTTCCAAGCAATGAAGGGCACAGCCTGAAAAACCTG GAGCGCCGCCTAAATGAGATGGAGAGAACTCAGGCTCAGCTGAGGGATGCTGTCCAGAGCCTGCAGCTTTCTCCAAGGACGCGGGGGTCTTGGAGTCAGCCACAGGCCCTCAAAGCACCCTGCCTCAATGGAGACACCACCTGA
- the RASAL3 gene encoding RAS protein activator like-3 isoform X6 produces the protein MDPPSPSRTSQTQPTATTPLTSYRWHTGGGGEKGAGGFRWGRFAGWGRALSHQEPMVSTQPAPRSIFRRVLSAPPKESRTSRLRLSKSLWGRHKNPPPEPDPEPEQEAPELEPEPELEPPTPQIPEAPTPNVPVWDIGGFTLLDGKLVLLGGEEEGPRRPRVGSASSEGSIHVAMGNFRDPDRMPGKTDPETAGPNQVHNVRGLLKRLKEKKKARPPSALGSRESLATLSELDLGAERDVRIWPLHPSLLGEPHCFQVTWTGGSRCFSCRSAAERDRWIEDLRRQFQPTQDNVEREETWLSVWVHEAKGLPRAAAGAPGVRAELWLDGALLARTAPRAGPGQLFWAERFHFEALPPARRLSLRLRGLGPGSAVLGRVALALEELGAPRAPAAGLERWFPLLGAPAGAALRARIRARRLRVLPSERYKELAEFLTFHYASLCGALELALPAQAKEELAAALVRVLRATGRAQALVTDLGTAELARCGGREALLFRENTLATKAIDEYMKLVAQDYLQETLGQVVRRLCASTEDCEVDPSKCPASELPEHQARLRNSCEEEAETRGSLEPRSSRPDWAT, from the exons ATGGACCCACCGTCGCCAAGCCGGACCTCCCAAACCCAGCCCACAGCCACCACTCCGCTGACTTCCTACCGCTGGCATACAGGGGGCGGTGGGGAGAAGGGGGCTGGAGGGTTCCGCTGGGGCCGCTTtgctggctggggcagggccCTGAGCCACCAGGAGCCCATGGTCAGCACCCAGCCAGCCCCTCGCTCGATATTCCGTCGGGTCCTATCTGCGCCTCCCAAGGAGTCACGGACCAGTCGCCTTCGACTCTCCAAGTCCCTCTGGGGGAGGCATAAGAACCCACCACCGGAGCCAGACCCAGAGCCAGAGCAGGAGGCCCCAG agCTGGAGCCAGAGCCAGAGCTGGAGCCCCCTACCCCACAGATCCCCGAGGCCCCCACACCCAACGTGCCTGTCTGGGACATTGGGGGCTTCACCCTGCTTGATGGGAAGCTGGTGCTGcttggaggagaggaggag GGTCCTCGAAGGCCCCGGGTGGGAAGTGCTAGCTCCGAGGGAAGCATCCACGTGGCCATGGGGAACTTCAGGGATCCAG ATCGGATGCCTGGAAAGACAGACCCAGAGACTGCTGGTCCCAACCAGGTCCACAACGTTCGG GGGTTGCTCAAGAggctgaaagagaagaaaaaggccaG ACCCCCCAGTGCTCTGGGTTCTAGGGAGTCCCTGGCCACACTCTCTGAACTGGACCTGGGCGCCGAGCGGGATGTGCGGATctggccactgcaccccagcctcctgggggAGCCCCACTGCTTTCAG GTAACGTGGACGGGTGGAAGCCGCTGCTTCTCTTGTCGCTCGGCCGCTGAGAGAGACCGCTGGATCGAGGACCTTCGTCGCCAATTCCAGCCCACCCAG GACAACGTGGAGCGGGAAGAGACATGGTTGAGCGTGTGGGTGCACGAGGCGAAGGGGCTTCCCCGGGCAGCGGCGGGGGCACCCGGCGTGCGCGCCGAGCTGTGGCTGGATGGCGCGCTGCTGGCACGCACGGCGCCTCGGGCCGGCCCAGGCCAGCTCTTCTGGGCCGAGCGCTTCCACTTCGAGGCGCTGCCACCGGCACGTCGCCTGTCGCTGCGGCTGCGCGGCTTGGGCCCGGGAAGCGCGGTGCTGGGCCGCGTGGCCCTGGCGCTGGAGGAGCTGGGCGCCCCACGCGCGCCTGCCGCCGGCCTGGAGCGCTGGTTCCCGCTGCTAGGGGCGCCGGCGGGCGCAGCGCTGCGGGCGCGGATTCGGGCGCGTCGCCTGCGCGTGCTGCCGTCCGAGCGCTACAAGGAGCTGGCGGAGTTCCTCACCTTCCACTATGCTAGCCTCTGCGGAGCCCTGGAGCTCGCGCTGCCTGCGCAGGCCAAGGAGGAGCTGGCGGCAGCCTTGGTGCGCGTGTTGCGGGCCACCGGCCGGGCGCAG GCGCTGGTGACTGACCTGGGCACTGCGGAGCTGGCGCGCTGTGGAGGCCGTGAGGCGCTGCTGTTCCGGGAAAACACATTGGCCACCAAGGCTATCGATGAGTACATGAAGCTCGTGGCACAGGATTACCTCCAGGAGACCCTGG GACAGGTTGTGCGGCGTCTCTGTGCTTCTACTGAGGACTGTGAAGTGGACCCCAGCAAGTGTCCAGCCTCGGAGCTGCCAGAGCACCAGGCCAGACTTCGGAACAGCTGCGAGGAG gaggccgagacaagaggatcgcttgagcccaggagttcaagaccagactgggcaacatag